Below is a genomic region from Flammeovirgaceae bacterium SG7u.111.
TAAGAACAGCTAAAACAGCAAATAAAAAAGGCAAACAAGGAAGTTTTTGTACTAGTTGAGAAAGCATATTAAGATTTTTTGTGTTAAAGTTCATTAATAGACACGTTCGTTTAGCTTGAAACGCTGCACTCAAGTTTAGAAAAGTTTGAGATTTATTTTTTATTCAAGCATCAAAGCTCAATTTTGTCAAAAAACAATAAATGATGATAGTAAGTATGATATATAGAGTGGTAGTATATGCCAAAAGGTATTAATCAAAAAATATACTAGATGTCTGTTTGCTATTATGGAAACTTATTTGAATCCGAATAATTGTATAGCAATTACAATTAATTTTTGATAGTAGTATGCTTCTCATTTTCGAGAGCAAATATATGACCTTTTGATGGAAATAAGATTAAAAAGTTCTAATATTGGCGGATAATTCAATGAAACTTAACCTAACACCGAGGATTCAACCCGAATGAGTCAACAAGGAAAAAAAATTGCTATTATAGGATTAGGCTATGTTGGGCTGCCTTTAGCTGTCGAACTGGCAAAAAAGTACGAGGTACTTGGCTTCGATATAAAACAAGACAGGATAACTGAGTTAGAAAAAGGAGAAGACAGCACTTTAGAAGTTAGTGTTGAAGAGCTAGAAGAAATAGCTGGCAAAATTAACTTCACCTCCAAAAAGGAAGACCTAGCAGAAGCTCAAATTTATATAGTAACTGTCCCTACCCCTATTGACTCCCATAAAAAACCTGATTTAACCCCACTTATAAAAGCAAGTGAAACTGTTGGGTCGGTTTTAAGCAATGGAGATATCGTCATTTATGAATCTACCGTGTACCCTGGCTGTACGGAAGAAGAATGTGTGCCCGTATTAGAAAAGTTCAGTGGATTGAAATTTAATCAAGACTTTTTCTGTGGTTATTCCCCTGAAAGAATCAATCCTGGGGATAAACTTAGGCGGATTCATAATATCAAGAAAGTTACAAGTGGAAGTACCCCAGAAATAGCCGAAGAAATTGATGCTCTTTATAGGAGCATCGTTACCGTCGGAACCCATAAAGCATCTTGTATAAAAGTTGCCGAAGCTGCAAAAGTTATTGAGAATGCTCAACGCGACCTAAACATCGCTTTCGTAAACGAGCTAGCTTTGATCTTTGAAAGAGTAGGCATTGATACAACTGAAGTTTTGGAAGCTGCAGGAACAAAATGGAACTTCTTGCCCTTCAGGCCAGGCTTGGTTGGTGGTCATTGTATAGGTGTTGATCCTTATTACTTAACATACAAAGCAGAAAGCCT
It encodes:
- a CDS encoding nucleotide sugar dehydrogenase, which translates into the protein MSQQGKKIAIIGLGYVGLPLAVELAKKYEVLGFDIKQDRITELEKGEDSTLEVSVEELEEIAGKINFTSKKEDLAEAQIYIVTVPTPIDSHKKPDLTPLIKASETVGSVLSNGDIVIYESTVYPGCTEEECVPVLEKFSGLKFNQDFFCGYSPERINPGDKLRRIHNIKKVTSGSTPEIAEEIDALYRSIVTVGTHKASCIKVAEAAKVIENAQRDLNIAFVNELALIFERVGIDTTEVLEAAGTKWNFLPFRPGLVGGHCIGVDPYYLTYKAESLGYNPQVILSGRRINDNMGMYIANRIVKLMSRKGSQINGANALVLGVTFKENCPDIRNSKVIDIISELQSFGINVDTYDPHASEAEVKEEYGISLTQTLEKKYDAVILAVSHSSFEELNLSSIQNPSSVIFDVKGFLSKGEADGRL